ATAGAGCACGCGAAAGACCAGCAGGCCGGCCATGGTGTAGCCCAGGGTGACGTGCAGCAGCCGCCAGTGTTCACCGTCGGCGGTGAGGTAGGCGCCCAGAAAGCTCAGGGCGAACAGCCCGTGGAACATGCGCGTGGGCGCATCGGTGACCAGGCGGCTCGGCGCGGCGGCGGCGCGCCGCGGGCTGGAAGCGGCATGGAAAGAGGGGTTGACTTGCATGATCAGGCCTCCTGGCGCGCCGCCTCCAAGGCGGCTTGTGCCCCCTTGGGGGGCGGTGATGACATGAGGTGTCGAACGTGGGGGGACATGGTGTTGCTCCGTGGCTCAGTCGTTCCAGGCCCGGCGCGAACGGGCGTCGAGCCCGGCCGGGAACTGCAGGTTGTCGTCGTCGTAGTCGCCCTTGTCCGCGCCGGTGTGGCAGGCCGCGCAGTTGGCCGCGCTCTTCACGCTGGCGAGCTTCCAGACGGACGGGGCGATGTCGTCGTGCTTGCGCTCGAACCAGGCCGAGCGGGTGATGCGGTCTTCGGGCGGTGCCTCGGCCACGCGCTTGTAGGTGCCGGCGTTGGCCACCAGCCAGGTGGTCAGCTGCTGCACGGTGGCGGCGTCGAGCGAGGCGTCGGTGCCGTAGTGCCGGTCGAGCCCGCTCATGATGCGTTGCCACGAGCGGGCGGGCAGCATGCCGGGGGCGTAGCCGGTGTGGCAGGCGGCGCATTCCTGCGTGTAGGCCTGCGGCACGTTGCGCGGCAGCAGGCGGCCGCTGTCGGCGTGCGCGGCCGACAGCGCGACCAGACCCAGGCCAGCGGTCAGGAGCAGGGATCGGAGGTTGCGATGGGTGTTCATGGGGTTCTCCAGAGGCCGGGGTGGACCGGCGGTCATTTCAGACTGTTCAGGTAGGCCAGCACGTCGGCCTTTTCGCCAGCGCTGCATTCGCGGCTGAGCACGTCGTTGCAGTTGCGCTTGAACCACTTGTCGACTTTCGCCGTGTCGGTGAACGCCTTGGGGTTGAAGGCCGGCGCGAGCGGTGCGATCACCTTGCCGGTGTTGGCGTGTTTGCCCTGGGTGGTGGGCGGCGTGCCGTGGCAGGACGCGCAGGACCACTCGCCGCCCTGGCGGTTGTTGAAAAAGACCTGGCCCTTGCCGGCGTTGCCGGGGCTGCCGGCCTGCGCGCTCCAGCGCTGCAGCTGCTCGGCGGCCGAGGTGTCGGCGGCCTGGACAACGGGGGACAGCAGAGCGCTGCCCAGGGCGATGGCCGTGAGGCCGGTGCGGATGAAGGAGGGACGGATCGGGGTCATGGTTGGGGGGCTTTCCGAAGAGAGGTTTTGGAACGGTGTCGCAATGGGTGGCATTGTTGGAAAGGCCGCTTGAACCTTGTCTGAAGACCGTGTTCATTTGCCGTTCAGAATGCCGGCCCGACAATCGCGCCATGCCCTCGAACCCCACCGCTCCCCGCACCCGCCGCTTCGTGGCCTGCGCCGTGGCCGTGGCCGCGCTGTGGGCGGGCGGCACCGCCGCCTGGGCGCGTGGCGAGGACGACCACGAGCGCGCGCGGCAGGCGGTGCAGGCCGGGCAGGTGCTGCCCCTGCGCACGGTGCTGGAGCGGCTGGAGCGCGAACACCCGGGCCAGGTGCTGGAAGTGGAGCTGGAGCACGACGGCGAGCGCTGGCTCTACGAAATCAAACTGCTGCAAGCGGACGGGCGGCTGCTCAAGCTGCTGCTCGACGCGCGGACCGCCGACGTGCTGCGCAGCAAGCGCCGCGATCACAATGGCATTGACGGGCATCGCCCGCCCCGCTGAGAACCCTCCTGCCCCACCCCATGCGCATCCTGCTGGTCGAAGACGAACCCACCCTGCGCGCGCAGCTGCGCACGGGCCTGGTGGACGCGGGCTACGCGGTGGACGAGGCCGACAACGGGCGCGAGGCCCACTACCTGGGCGACACGCAGGCGTTTGACGCGGTGGTGCTCGACCTGGGCCTGCCGGTGCTCGACGGGCTGTCGGTGCTCAAGCGCTGGCGCGATGCAGGGCGCACGATGCCGGTGCTGATCCTGACCGCGCGCGACAACTGGCACGAGAAGGTGGCCGGCATCGACGCCGGCGCCGACGACTACCTGACCAAGCCCTTCCACCTGGAAGAGCTGCTGGCGCGCCTGCGCGCGCTGATCCGCCGCGCCAGCGGGCAGGCCTCGCCGGTGCTGCAGTGCGGCGCGCTGGCGCTGGACACGCGCAGCGGCCGCGTCACGCTGGACGGCCAGCCCGTGACCCTGACCAGCCATGAGTACAAGGTGCTGGCCTACCTGATGCACCGCCCGGGCACGGTGGTCTCGCGCAGCGAACTGGTCGAACACATCTACGCCCAGGACTTCGACCGCGACTCCAACACCATCGAGGTGTTCGTGGGCCGGCTGCGCAAGAAGCTGCCCCAGGCCTGCATCGAGACCGTGCGCGGGCTGGGCTACCGGCTGGTCCCGCCTCCACCCCCGCCACCATGAACCGCGTGCGCTGGACCCGCTCCCTGCGTTTCCGCCTGCTCGCGGCCACGCTGGTGGCGCTGGCGCTGGCCCTGCTGCTCGCCGGCTGGGGGCTCGCGGGCCTGTTCCGCCAGCACGTGATGCGCCAGTTCGAGGCCAGCCTGACCCAGCAGCTCGACCAACTCACCGCGCGGCTGGAGTTCGACGCCGCCGGGCAACCGCTGATCGACCCGCGGACGCTGTCGGACCCGCGCTGGCACAAGCCGTATTCGGGGCTGTACTGGCAGATCGACCAGATGAGCACCAACGGCCAGGCGCGCAGCAGCGTGCTGCGCTCGCGCTCGCTGTGGGACACCCGGCTGGAACTGCACCCCGACGATCTGGCCGACGGCGCGCTGCACGCGCACGAAGGCACTGGGCCCCAAGGCGCGGCGGTGCTGATGCTGGAGCGCACGGTGCGCCCGGACGAGCAGCCCGAGGCGCGCTGGCGGCTGGTGGTGGCGGCCAACACGCAGGACAGCCTGCAGGCCGTGGCGCGCTTCAACGGCGTGCTCGCCACGTCCTTGCTGGTGCTGGGCCTGCTGCTGGTGCTGGCCGCGCTGGCGCAGGTGGCGGTGGGGCTGTCGCCGCTGCGCGCCCTGCAGCGCGCGCTGGCCCAGGTGCGCGAGGGGCAGGCGGCGCGGTTGCAGGGCCGCTTTCCGGCCGAGGTGCAGCCGCTGATCGACGATTTCAACGGCGTGCTGGAGCGCAACGCCGAGGTGGTGGCGCGCGCGCGCACCCACGCCGGCAATCTGGCGCACGCCATCAAGACCCCGCTGGCGGTGCTGGGGCAAGCGGCCACGCAGTCGCTGCAGGCCAGCCCGGGCGACGCGGCGCTGGCGCGGCTGGTGCAGGAACAGGTGGCCACCGCGCGCCGCCACATCGACTGGCACCTCGCACGCTCGCGCGCCGCGGCCGCGCAGCGCCTGCCCGGCCTGCGCACGCCGCTGGCGCCGGTGGCCGCCGGGCTGGTGCGCGTGATGCAGCGGGTGCACGCCGCGCGCGGGCTGCGGATCGACACCACGGGCGTGCCCGACGCGCTGGCCTTCGCGGGCGAAGAGCAGGACCTGCAGGAGATGCTGGGCAACCTGCTCGACAACGCCTGCAAGTGGGCGCGCGCCACGGTGCGGATCAGCGCCACGGCCACGGCCGACGGGCTGTGCGTGGCGGTGGAAGACGACGGGCCGGGCATCGCCGAAGCCGCCCGCGCCGCGGTGCTCGCGCGTGGGGTTCGCATGGACGAAACCGTGCCCGGCTCCGGCCTGGGTCTGGCCATCGTGGACGAGCTGGCGCAGCTCTACGGCGGCCAGCTGCGGCTGCAGCCCTCCACGCTGGGCGGGCTGCGGGTGACGCTCAGCCTGCCGATGGCGGCTTGACCTCGACGGCCTGCACGTGCGGCGCCACGCAGGGCGCCAGGGCGTCGAGCGTCGGCCGGTAGGCCTGGGTGTGCACGTCCATCAGGCCCAGCACCGAATGGAAGAAGTGGTCGTGCGAGATCGGGTCGGCGGCGTGGCCGCGCAGGCAGTCCAGCGACAGGCCTGAGCGCTCGCGCAGCCCCGGCGAGAGCCAGGCCACCATGGGCACATGGGTCTGCTGTTCGGGTGCGAAGCTGTAGGGCACGCCGTGCAGGTACAGGCCGTTTTCGCCCAGCGACTCGCCGTGGTCCGACAGGTAGATCAGGCCGGTGTCGTGGCGCCCGCTCCGGGCCTGGGTCTGCAGCCATTGCAGCGTCTGGTCCAGGAAGTGGTCGGTGTAGGCCACGGTGTTGTCGTAGGCGTTGATCAGTTGCTCCACCGGGCAGTCCGAGAGCGTGTTGCTGCGGCACTCGGGCTGGAACGGTTTGTGGCTGGCGGGCGTGCGCTTGAAATACGCGGGGCCGTGGCTGCCCATCTGGTGCATCACCACCACCACGCCGCGCGCGCGGCGCAGCGGGTCGAGCGCGGCGATGCGTTCGTCCAGCCCCTGCAGCATCACGTCGTCGAAACACTCGCCGTCTTCGCACAGGCCGGGCACCTGGAGCGCCAGGGTGCTGGCGTGTGGCACGCGGTCACACACCCCCTTGCAGCCCGACTGGTTGTCCAGCCAGAGCACGGCCAGGCCCGCGCGCTGCAGCACGTCGAGCAGGTTTTCGTGCTCGGGAGTCTGGTCGCCACCCTGCTGGCGCGTGAGCGGTGAAAACAGGCAGGGCACGGAGACCTGGGTGTTGGTGCCGCAGGAATGCACCTGGCTGAAGTTCACCAGATCACCCTGGGCCTGCCAGCGCGCCAGCGCCGGGGTGGTGGGACGCGCGTAGCCGTCGAGCATGAAGTTGTCGGCGCGCGCGGTCTCGCCGACCACCAGCACCAGCAGGGGCGGGCGCGGCTGTTGCGCGTAGCTCGCGCCCAGGCGCGCGTCTTCGCCCACG
This Hydrogenophaga taeniospiralis DNA region includes the following protein-coding sequences:
- a CDS encoding PepSY domain-containing protein, with amino-acid sequence MPSNPTAPRTRRFVACAVAVAALWAGGTAAWARGEDDHERARQAVQAGQVLPLRTVLERLEREHPGQVLEVELEHDGERWLYEIKLLQADGRLLKLLLDARTADVLRSKRRDHNGIDGHRPPR
- a CDS encoding phosphoethanolamine transferase, with protein sequence MDTSVPPADRWPAAVVWPLALWLAVPGNLPLWQRIAGMEGGPAHRVWLFASFALLLTGAIAALLSLLAWPRLFRPAASGLLLVAAFNTHFMWQYGVVIDPTMFANVVQTDVREVRDLLSLSLLATVLLVAAPPLWWLWQRPLRACGPWQQTARNTAGALAGLGLALLMALLSYQDLASLMRNQKALRYMANPLNTVYAATRLAADQWPRQAHALQPVGEDARLGASYAQQPRPPLLVLVVGETARADNFMLDGYARPTTPALARWQAQGDLVNFSQVHSCGTNTQVSVPCLFSPLTRQQGGDQTPEHENLLDVLQRAGLAVLWLDNQSGCKGVCDRVPHASTLALQVPGLCEDGECFDDVMLQGLDERIAALDPLRRARGVVVVMHQMGSHGPAYFKRTPASHKPFQPECRSNTLSDCPVEQLINAYDNTVAYTDHFLDQTLQWLQTQARSGRHDTGLIYLSDHGESLGENGLYLHGVPYSFAPEQQTHVPMVAWLSPGLRERSGLSLDCLRGHAADPISHDHFFHSVLGLMDVHTQAYRPTLDALAPCVAPHVQAVEVKPPSAG
- a CDS encoding response regulator transcription factor; translated protein: MRILLVEDEPTLRAQLRTGLVDAGYAVDEADNGREAHYLGDTQAFDAVVLDLGLPVLDGLSVLKRWRDAGRTMPVLILTARDNWHEKVAGIDAGADDYLTKPFHLEELLARLRALIRRASGQASPVLQCGALALDTRSGRVTLDGQPVTLTSHEYKVLAYLMHRPGTVVSRSELVEHIYAQDFDRDSNTIEVFVGRLRKKLPQACIETVRGLGYRLVPPPPPPP
- a CDS encoding diheme cytochrome c; this encodes MNTHRNLRSLLLTAGLGLVALSAAHADSGRLLPRNVPQAYTQECAACHTGYAPGMLPARSWQRIMSGLDRHYGTDASLDAATVQQLTTWLVANAGTYKRVAEAPPEDRITRSAWFERKHDDIAPSVWKLASVKSAANCAACHTGADKGDYDDDNLQFPAGLDARSRRAWND
- a CDS encoding DUF1924 domain-containing protein, translating into MTPIRPSFIRTGLTAIALGSALLSPVVQAADTSAAEQLQRWSAQAGSPGNAGKGQVFFNNRQGGEWSCASCHGTPPTTQGKHANTGKVIAPLAPAFNPKAFTDTAKVDKWFKRNCNDVLSRECSAGEKADVLAYLNSLK
- a CDS encoding sensor histidine kinase; translated protein: MNRVRWTRSLRFRLLAATLVALALALLLAGWGLAGLFRQHVMRQFEASLTQQLDQLTARLEFDAAGQPLIDPRTLSDPRWHKPYSGLYWQIDQMSTNGQARSSVLRSRSLWDTRLELHPDDLADGALHAHEGTGPQGAAVLMLERTVRPDEQPEARWRLVVAANTQDSLQAVARFNGVLATSLLVLGLLLVLAALAQVAVGLSPLRALQRALAQVREGQAARLQGRFPAEVQPLIDDFNGVLERNAEVVARARTHAGNLAHAIKTPLAVLGQAATQSLQASPGDAALARLVQEQVATARRHIDWHLARSRAAAAQRLPGLRTPLAPVAAGLVRVMQRVHAARGLRIDTTGVPDALAFAGEEQDLQEMLGNLLDNACKWARATVRISATATADGLCVAVEDDGPGIAEAARAAVLARGVRMDETVPGSGLGLAIVDELAQLYGGQLRLQPSTLGGLRVTLSLPMAA